The Citrifermentans bemidjiense Bem genome window below encodes:
- the hprK gene encoding HPr(Ser) kinase/phosphatase, with protein MSLSIKDLLEDKAYGLDLQLLGGEAGLANRLYSSRIQKPGLALTGYTEHLHPDRVQVLGNTEISYLSQIPEEVGSRHIEKLCSYPIACFIVTKGLDPPEFLKKSAQDAGIPLLGTHHQSSTFISLITKFLEESLLPSTHIHGVLVDVLGVGVLLLGKSGIGKSECALDLVIRGHRLVADDVIHIKKKMPAALVGQAGESIQYHMEIRGLGIINVKDLYGVSSIREKKIIDMVLELMEWDASQEYERLGIDEPMKTILGVDLPHLKIPVRPGRNLTSIIEVAARNFLLKGMGYHSAREFHEKLLARLEFRPLGNEVE; from the coding sequence ATGAGCCTCAGCATCAAGGATCTTCTGGAAGACAAGGCCTACGGCCTGGACCTGCAGCTGCTCGGCGGCGAAGCGGGACTGGCCAACCGTCTCTACAGTTCCCGCATCCAGAAACCGGGGCTCGCGCTCACCGGGTACACGGAGCACCTGCACCCGGATCGGGTCCAGGTACTGGGCAACACCGAGATCTCCTACCTGAGCCAGATCCCCGAGGAAGTGGGGAGCCGGCACATCGAGAAGCTCTGCAGCTACCCCATCGCCTGCTTCATCGTCACCAAGGGGCTCGATCCCCCCGAATTCCTTAAGAAGAGTGCCCAGGATGCCGGAATCCCGCTTCTGGGCACGCACCACCAGTCCTCCACCTTCATCTCCCTCATCACCAAGTTCCTGGAGGAGAGCCTGCTCCCCTCGACCCACATCCACGGCGTGCTGGTAGACGTCCTGGGGGTGGGGGTGCTGCTCTTAGGCAAGAGCGGCATAGGCAAGAGCGAGTGCGCCCTCGACCTGGTGATCCGCGGACACCGGCTGGTCGCCGACGACGTGATCCACATCAAGAAGAAGATGCCGGCGGCGCTGGTCGGGCAGGCGGGAGAGTCGATCCAGTACCACATGGAGATCCGGGGCTTAGGGATCATCAACGTCAAGGACCTCTACGGGGTCTCCTCCATCCGGGAAAAGAAGATCATCGACATGGTCCTGGAGCTCATGGAGTGGGACGCAAGCCAGGAGTACGAGCGCCTGGGGATCGACGAGCCGATGAAGACCATCCTGGGCGTGGACCTGCCGCACCTGAAGATCCCGGTACGTCCGGGCAGGAACCTCACCTCCATCATCGAGGTGGCCGCCAGGAACTTCCTGCTGAAGGGGATGGGGTACCACTCCGCCCGGGAATTCCACGAAAAGCTCCTGGCCCGCCTGGAATTCCGGCCGTTGGGCAACGAGGTGGAATAG
- the rapZ gene encoding RNase adapter RapZ, with protein sequence MRIVIITGLSGSGKSTAVRALEDEGFFCLDNLPVSLVTTFIELVEHSREDIKDVALVMDIRSRDFIKGYDQVFQAIASAGHSVKIFYFDATDEVLIRRFSETRRRHPALEGATVPEGIRFERDQLAGLRRIATAIIDTSEMNVHRLKELVIGLVKGGEGVLEMQVNLQSFGFRYGLPLESDLVMDVRFLPNPYFVATLRPFSGLDQGVREYVMGHKETVVFLEHFRDMLELLLPSYRREGKSYLSVSIGCTGGRHRSVAIAEELYNYFRQRNVNIKITHRDIDKGLG encoded by the coding sequence ATGCGCATCGTCATCATAACCGGGCTCTCGGGCTCGGGAAAATCCACCGCCGTGCGCGCCCTGGAGGACGAGGGGTTCTTCTGCCTGGACAACCTCCCGGTCTCCCTCGTTACCACCTTCATCGAACTGGTAGAGCACTCGCGCGAGGACATAAAAGACGTAGCTCTCGTGATGGACATCCGCTCCCGCGACTTCATCAAGGGGTACGACCAGGTCTTCCAGGCCATCGCCTCCGCCGGGCACAGCGTCAAGATCTTCTACTTCGACGCGACCGACGAGGTGCTGATCCGCCGCTTCTCCGAGACCCGGCGCCGGCACCCGGCGCTTGAGGGGGCGACGGTCCCCGAGGGTATCCGCTTCGAGCGCGACCAGCTAGCGGGCCTAAGGCGCATCGCCACGGCGATCATCGACACCTCCGAGATGAACGTGCACCGCCTGAAAGAGCTGGTGATCGGGCTGGTAAAGGGGGGGGAGGGTGTGCTGGAGATGCAGGTGAACCTGCAGTCCTTCGGCTTCCGCTACGGCCTGCCGCTGGAGAGCGACCTGGTCATGGACGTGCGCTTTCTCCCGAACCCCTACTTCGTGGCCACGCTGCGCCCTTTCTCGGGGCTGGACCAGGGGGTGCGGGAGTACGTCATGGGGCACAAGGAAACGGTGGTCTTCCTGGAGCACTTCAGGGACATGCTGGAACTCCTGCTCCCCAGTTACCGCAGGGAGGGGAAGTCGTACCTCTCGGTCTCCATCGGCTGCACCGGCGGCAGGCACCGCTCGGTCGCCATCGCGGAGGAGCTTTACAACTACTTCCGCCAGAGAAACGTGAACATCAAGATTACACACAGGGACATAGATAAGGGGTTGGGATGA
- the lptB gene encoding LPS export ABC transporter ATP-binding protein, with product MSAQNRSTLCTKGLEKGFNKRMVVRGVDLEVSSGEVVGLLGPNGAGKTTTFYMVVGLCRPDQGEVILDGEPITALPMYQRARRGISYLPQEPSVFRRLSVRDNLMAVLETMDLEEVRRRERVEELLGEFRIEHIAGSKGYALSGGERRRVEIARALATDPAFILLDEPFAGIDPIAVIDIQSIITTLKEKGLGVLISDHNVRETLGVCDKAYIMSAGEVLECGDPVQISQSKKAREIYLGDKFRL from the coding sequence ATGTCGGCGCAAAACCGTAGCACCCTCTGCACCAAGGGGCTTGAGAAGGGGTTCAACAAGCGCATGGTAGTGCGCGGCGTGGACCTCGAGGTCTCGTCGGGAGAGGTGGTTGGGCTTTTGGGGCCCAACGGGGCCGGCAAGACGACCACCTTCTACATGGTCGTGGGGCTGTGCCGCCCGGACCAGGGGGAGGTCATCCTGGACGGCGAGCCGATCACGGCGCTTCCCATGTACCAGCGCGCCAGGCGCGGCATCAGCTATCTTCCCCAGGAGCCTTCCGTCTTCAGGCGCCTGAGCGTGAGGGACAACCTGATGGCGGTACTGGAGACCATGGACCTCGAAGAGGTTAGGCGCCGGGAGCGGGTCGAGGAGCTTTTGGGAGAATTCCGCATCGAGCACATCGCCGGGAGCAAGGGTTACGCGCTTTCGGGCGGCGAGAGGCGCCGGGTCGAGATAGCCCGGGCGCTCGCGACCGATCCGGCCTTCATCCTCCTGGACGAGCCGTTTGCCGGCATCGATCCGATCGCGGTGATCGACATACAGAGCATCATCACCACCCTGAAGGAAAAGGGGCTCGGGGTGCTGATCTCGGACCACAACGTGCGGGAGACCCTCGGGGTCTGCGACAAGGCCTACATCATGAGCGCCGGAGAGGTGCTGGAATGCGGGGACCCGGTCCAGATATCCCAGAGCAAGAAGGCCCGCGAGATCTATCTGGGCGATAAATTCAGGCTTTGA
- the fcl gene encoding GDP-L-fucose synthase has product MDKDAKIYVAGHRGLVGSALVRELARLGYRNLLLRESRELDLRNQADTLAFFQAERPEYVFLAAAKVGGIAANNSFPADFIYDNLMIQNNVIHSAYLNGVIKLLLLGSTCIYPRLAPQPIREEALLTGPLEPTNEPYAIAKIAGIKLCQSYNRQYGTRFISAMPTNLYGPNDNFDLDSSHVLPALMRKFHEAKVSGSQSVTVWGSGTPYREFVHVDDVARASLFLMERYEGWEPVNIGSGQELTIRELAEKIREVVGFTGEIVFDSSKPDGTPRKLSDVSRIHQLGWRHGIELVQGLRDTYAWYLGNLC; this is encoded by the coding sequence ATGGATAAAGACGCGAAAATCTACGTCGCCGGCCACCGCGGCCTGGTCGGCTCCGCCCTGGTGCGGGAGCTCGCTCGCCTTGGCTACCGAAACCTGTTGCTGCGCGAAAGCCGTGAGCTTGACCTGCGCAACCAGGCGGATACGCTGGCCTTCTTCCAGGCGGAGCGTCCGGAATACGTTTTTCTCGCCGCGGCCAAGGTGGGCGGGATCGCGGCCAACAACAGCTTCCCGGCCGACTTCATCTACGACAATCTGATGATCCAGAACAACGTGATCCACTCCGCCTACCTGAACGGGGTCATCAAACTTTTGCTTTTGGGCTCCACCTGCATCTATCCGAGGCTCGCGCCGCAGCCGATCCGGGAGGAGGCGCTTCTGACCGGTCCGCTGGAGCCGACTAACGAGCCTTACGCCATCGCCAAGATAGCGGGAATCAAGCTGTGCCAGTCCTACAACCGCCAGTACGGCACCCGCTTCATCAGCGCCATGCCGACGAACCTCTACGGCCCCAACGACAACTTCGACCTCGACTCCTCGCACGTGCTCCCGGCGCTGATGAGGAAGTTCCACGAGGCGAAGGTCTCCGGCAGCCAGAGCGTCACCGTCTGGGGGAGCGGCACCCCTTACCGCGAGTTCGTCCACGTGGACGACGTGGCGCGGGCATCGCTCTTTCTCATGGAGCGCTACGAGGGATGGGAACCGGTGAACATAGGGAGCGGGCAGGAGCTGACCATACGGGAGCTGGCCGAAAAGATCCGGGAGGTGGTCGGTTTCACCGGGGAGATCGTCTTCGACAGCTCCAAACCGGACGGCACTCCCCGAAAACTCAGCGACGTAAGCCGCATCCACCAGCTTGGCTGGAGGCACGGCATCGAGCTTGTGCAGGGGCTCCGTGACACCTACGCCTGGTACCTCGGCAACCTCTGCTGA
- a CDS encoding four helix bundle protein — protein sequence MKIERFEDVDSWKEARLLVSEVYKLLDNCRDYGFKDQIQRATVSVMSNIAEGFDRGSNREFVQYLIVSRGSLSEVKSLTYAALDIGYFDHAAFEAVIARCNKISNILNGFIRFLKASERKA from the coding sequence GTGAAAATTGAGCGCTTTGAGGATGTTGACTCTTGGAAAGAAGCTCGTTTGTTGGTGAGTGAGGTATATAAACTACTCGATAATTGCAGGGATTATGGGTTTAAAGACCAGATCCAGCGTGCCACGGTTTCGGTCATGTCGAACATTGCAGAAGGTTTCGACCGAGGCAGCAACAGGGAGTTCGTGCAGTACCTTATAGTCTCTCGCGGTTCCCTCTCCGAGGTGAAAAGCCTGACCTATGCAGCTCTCGACATCGGATATTTCGATCATGCCGCCTTTGAGGCGGTAATCGCGCGTTGTAACAAGATCAGCAACATCTTAAACGGGTTCATAAGGTTCCTGAAGGCATCGGAACGTAAGGCATAA
- the hldE gene encoding bifunctional D-glycero-beta-D-manno-heptose-7-phosphate kinase/D-glycero-beta-D-manno-heptose 1-phosphate adenylyltransferase HldE, whose product MERREVESFFERATSIRALVVGDLMLDEYLWGRAERISPEAPVQVVEVAREDLRLGGAGNVVNNLAALGCQVSVCSVIGSDENGALLRRALEEKGAGLEGLFEEGERRTSKKTRVLAANQQIVRIDRETKSSIAAASEQGIIDYLAARSGDFDVIVVSDYLKGVLTPAVLSAVCRSGRELGIPVVVDPKGNDYGKYRGATILTPNRKEAEIASGVAITDQESLQCAASGLLSCLELDALLITRSEAGMSLFPAAGGAVHIPTVAREVFDVTGAGDTVISVLSLGLACGLTMADAAWIANVAAGIAVGKLGTSTVAPQEIVAEVGHGAKDSDSKIKNLDVLAHAIAREHSRGKKVVFTNGCFDLLHVGHVKYLQKARGLGDILVVGLNTDASVRRLKGEKRPLIEETERAHILAALDCIDYVVLFDEDTPLKVIETLGPDILVKGGDYSIEGVVGREVVEARGGRVELIQFVDGRSTSRIIEKILSSY is encoded by the coding sequence GTGGAACGTAGGGAAGTAGAATCCTTTTTCGAGCGGGCCACTTCGATCCGGGCCCTCGTTGTCGGCGACCTGATGCTGGACGAGTACCTCTGGGGACGGGCGGAACGGATCTCGCCGGAGGCCCCGGTGCAGGTGGTGGAGGTGGCCAGAGAAGACCTCCGTCTCGGCGGCGCCGGCAACGTGGTGAATAACCTCGCCGCCCTGGGATGCCAGGTCAGCGTCTGCTCGGTGATTGGTAGCGACGAGAACGGAGCGCTCCTGCGCCGCGCCCTGGAGGAGAAAGGGGCGGGACTGGAAGGGCTTTTCGAGGAAGGCGAGAGAAGGACCAGCAAGAAGACGCGCGTGCTCGCGGCGAACCAGCAGATCGTCAGGATCGACCGGGAGACCAAGTCGTCCATAGCAGCCGCCAGCGAGCAGGGGATTATCGACTACCTTGCCGCCCGAAGCGGCGACTTCGACGTGATCGTGGTCTCGGATTACCTGAAAGGGGTCCTGACCCCGGCGGTCCTTTCGGCGGTCTGCCGCAGCGGCAGGGAACTGGGGATCCCGGTGGTGGTCGACCCCAAGGGAAACGACTACGGCAAGTACCGCGGCGCCACCATACTGACCCCGAACCGCAAGGAGGCGGAAATTGCCTCGGGGGTAGCCATCACGGACCAGGAATCGCTGCAGTGCGCAGCGAGCGGGCTTTTGTCCTGCCTGGAGCTGGACGCGCTTCTCATCACGCGCAGCGAGGCCGGGATGTCGCTCTTCCCGGCGGCCGGGGGGGCGGTTCATATCCCGACCGTGGCCCGCGAGGTGTTCGACGTGACCGGCGCCGGGGACACCGTGATCTCGGTCCTTTCGCTGGGGCTTGCCTGCGGCCTCACCATGGCTGACGCAGCCTGGATCGCCAACGTGGCGGCGGGGATCGCGGTCGGCAAACTCGGTACCTCGACGGTCGCCCCGCAGGAGATCGTCGCGGAGGTGGGGCACGGTGCTAAGGACAGCGACTCCAAGATCAAGAACCTGGACGTCCTGGCGCACGCCATAGCCCGCGAGCACTCCCGCGGCAAGAAGGTGGTCTTTACCAACGGCTGCTTCGACCTTCTGCACGTCGGGCACGTGAAGTACCTGCAAAAGGCGAGGGGGCTCGGGGACATCCTGGTGGTGGGGCTAAATACAGACGCCTCGGTCCGCCGCCTCAAGGGGGAGAAGCGCCCCCTCATCGAGGAGACGGAGCGGGCCCACATCCTGGCGGCGTTGGACTGCATCGACTACGTGGTGCTCTTCGACGAGGACACCCCCTTGAAGGTAATCGAGACGCTTGGGCCGGACATCCTGGTGAAAGGCGGCGACTACAGCATCGAAGGGGTGGTCGGGCGCGAGGTGGTGGAGGCCCGCGGGGGACGCGTGGAGTTGATCCAGTTCGTCGACGGCAGGTCCACGAGCCGCATCATCGAGAAGATCCTTTCCTCGTATTGA
- the lptA gene encoding lipopolysaccharide transport periplasmic protein LptA, which yields MRSVFCQLILLLLLVSGAVAAPISGNEPLKVKSDNLTADNEKKTATFEGKVVAHQGELTLYTDRLVVSSAGDGNELSKVEAFGNVRILQGIRQATGGHAVYDPKRGVILLDGNPRVVVGDDVVTGKVITYFINEQRSIVTGGPKERVEAVIHPGGKNVGAKP from the coding sequence ATGCGGAGCGTCTTTTGCCAATTAATACTGTTGCTGCTGCTCGTTTCGGGGGCTGTTGCCGCGCCGATAAGCGGAAATGAGCCCCTGAAGGTTAAGTCCGACAACTTAACTGCCGATAACGAGAAGAAGACGGCGACCTTCGAGGGGAAGGTGGTTGCCCACCAGGGCGAGCTGACCCTGTACACGGACCGGCTGGTGGTGAGTTCCGCCGGCGACGGCAACGAGCTCTCCAAGGTGGAGGCATTCGGCAACGTCAGGATTCTGCAGGGGATTCGGCAGGCTACCGGGGGGCACGCGGTCTACGACCCGAAGCGGGGGGTGATTTTGTTGGACGGCAACCCCAGGGTCGTGGTAGGGGATGACGTGGTGACCGGGAAGGTTATTACCTACTTCATCAACGAGCAGAGAAGCATTGTAACCGGCGGCCCGAAGGAGCGGGTGGAAGCGGTCATTCACCCCGGAGGGAAAAATGTCGGCGCAAAACCGTAG
- a CDS encoding HPr family phosphocarrier protein, with product MIQGEFVIPNKLGLHARASALLVKTASRFASEIRIEREGIEVNGKSIMEIMMLAAGKGSTVVLKVEGPDDAEAFAAIGELIRNGFGEE from the coding sequence ATGATTCAGGGTGAATTCGTCATACCTAACAAGCTGGGACTGCACGCCAGGGCCTCCGCGCTCTTGGTCAAGACGGCGAGCCGCTTCGCCTCCGAGATCAGGATTGAGCGCGAGGGGATCGAGGTGAACGGCAAGAGCATCATGGAGATCATGATGCTGGCCGCGGGGAAGGGGAGCACCGTCGTGCTCAAGGTCGAGGGGCCGGACGACGCCGAGGCGTTCGCGGCTATCGGGGAGCTGATCCGCAATGGGTTTGGAGAGGAGTGA
- the hpf gene encoding ribosome hibernation-promoting factor, HPF/YfiA family: MQTTVTFRHMEPSDALKSYAEEKLERVKKYIDEPIVVQVFLTVEKIRHMAEVTITAKGITIKAAEETNDMYASIDAVSDKIERQLRRFKERIKAHKPAPDARERQVQKSIVEAQSIEEGAQAPVIIKTKSFSMKPMSVEEAVMQMELLHKDFLVYTESSTEKINVVYRRKDGNYGLISPEIA, encoded by the coding sequence ATGCAAACAACCGTGACGTTCAGACACATGGAGCCGAGCGACGCTCTCAAGAGCTACGCAGAAGAGAAACTGGAGCGGGTTAAGAAATATATAGACGAGCCGATCGTCGTCCAGGTATTTTTGACCGTTGAGAAGATCCGTCACATGGCCGAGGTAACCATCACCGCCAAGGGGATCACCATCAAGGCCGCAGAAGAAACCAACGACATGTACGCCTCCATCGACGCAGTTTCGGACAAGATCGAGCGCCAGCTGCGCCGCTTCAAGGAGCGCATCAAGGCCCACAAGCCCGCCCCCGACGCCCGCGAGCGCCAGGTGCAAAAGAGCATCGTCGAGGCCCAGAGCATCGAAGAAGGGGCACAGGCCCCGGTCATCATCAAGACCAAGAGCTTCTCCATGAAGCCCATGTCCGTCGAGGAAGCCGTGATGCAGATGGAACTTTTGCACAAGGACTTCCTGGTCTACACCGAGTCCTCCACCGAGAAGATCAACGTCGTGTACCGCAGGAAAGACGGCAACTACGGCCTGATCTCCCCGGAGATCGCCTGA
- the rpoN gene encoding RNA polymerase factor sigma-54, with protein sequence MAIEMRQQMKMSQQLVMTPQLQQAIKLLQLSRLELQDVVRQELEENPILDEVIEQEEIREPEQIELREKEAEPEAAASDFQEVRAGEETREADWDSYIDGYNYSSGEQYYDDEDRPSFENLLTKKSTLFDHLMWQLSLTRLTEREIVVGAEIIGNIDEEGYLRASLEDVASACVQVAPFQEEMLEWSGLGSDACEEEIADAAGGFSTAVLVPLVDSVLKRIHEFDPVGVGARDLRECLLIQVGSLGMGGSLVESLLRDHLKDLESHKYKQAAKVLGVEVNDILAATRIIAELDPKPGRVFGSDDVQYISADIFVHKVGEEYVVMLNDEGMPNLRINPIYAPDAKSSRPVDKVAEDYIGEKMRSALWLIKSIQQRQRTIFKVAKSIVKFQREFLDRGIEHLRPLVLRDIAEDIGMHESTISRVTTNKYMQTPQGLFELKYFFNSGISTGEGDFIASESVKSKIKELVDNEDSKRPYSDQRLAELLSDHNIVIARRTVTKYREMLRIGSSSERKKHF encoded by the coding sequence ATGGCAATAGAGATGCGCCAGCAGATGAAAATGAGTCAGCAACTGGTGATGACGCCCCAGTTGCAGCAGGCCATCAAGCTCCTCCAGCTTTCCCGGCTGGAGTTGCAGGACGTAGTACGTCAGGAGCTGGAGGAGAACCCCATACTCGACGAGGTGATCGAGCAGGAGGAGATCCGGGAACCCGAGCAGATCGAGTTGCGCGAGAAGGAAGCCGAGCCGGAGGCCGCAGCGAGCGATTTCCAGGAAGTGCGGGCCGGCGAGGAGACGCGCGAGGCGGACTGGGATTCCTACATAGACGGCTACAACTACAGCTCCGGCGAGCAGTACTACGACGACGAGGACCGTCCCTCCTTCGAGAACCTCCTCACCAAGAAATCCACCCTGTTCGACCACCTGATGTGGCAGCTGAGCCTCACCCGCCTCACCGAGCGCGAGATTGTGGTAGGAGCCGAAATCATCGGCAACATCGACGAGGAGGGCTACCTCCGCGCCTCCCTCGAGGACGTAGCTTCCGCCTGCGTGCAGGTTGCCCCGTTTCAGGAAGAGATGCTCGAGTGGTCGGGGCTCGGCTCTGACGCCTGCGAGGAAGAGATCGCCGATGCTGCGGGCGGTTTCTCCACTGCCGTGCTGGTTCCGCTGGTCGATTCGGTGTTGAAGCGGATCCACGAATTCGACCCGGTCGGCGTCGGGGCTCGCGACCTGCGCGAGTGCCTCCTGATCCAGGTCGGCAGCCTCGGCATGGGGGGGAGCCTCGTGGAGTCGCTGTTGCGCGACCACCTTAAGGACCTGGAGAGCCACAAGTACAAGCAGGCCGCCAAGGTGCTGGGGGTGGAGGTGAACGACATCCTCGCCGCCACGAGGATCATCGCGGAACTCGATCCCAAGCCGGGGCGGGTCTTTGGCAGCGACGACGTGCAGTACATCTCGGCCGACATCTTCGTGCACAAGGTGGGTGAAGAGTACGTGGTGATGCTGAACGACGAGGGGATGCCCAACTTGAGGATCAACCCCATCTACGCCCCCGACGCCAAGAGCAGCCGCCCGGTGGACAAGGTGGCCGAGGATTACATCGGCGAGAAGATGCGCTCCGCCCTGTGGCTCATCAAGAGCATCCAGCAGCGCCAGCGCACCATCTTCAAGGTGGCCAAGAGCATCGTGAAGTTCCAGCGCGAATTTCTGGACCGCGGCATCGAGCACCTGCGCCCGCTGGTCCTGAGGGACATCGCCGAGGACATCGGCATGCACGAGTCCACCATCAGCCGTGTCACCACCAACAAGTACATGCAGACCCCGCAGGGGCTCTTCGAGCTGAAGTACTTCTTCAACTCCGGCATCTCGACCGGGGAGGGGGACTTCATCGCCTCCGAGAGCGTGAAGAGCAAGATCAAGGAACTGGTGGACAACGAGGACTCCAAGCGCCCCTACAGCGACCAGCGCCTGGCGGAACTCCTCTCGGACCACAACATCGTCATAGCCCGCCGCACCGTTACCAAGTATCGCGAGATGCTTCGGATCGGCTCGTCTTCGGAGCGCAAGAAGCATTTCTAA
- a CDS encoding phosphorylase family protein, translating to MKTECLGAVAAMPQEIAPLLRRVRRFQKEKISGFNLYRFDCGSTRVALIESGMGPDHAALATATLIRSASPHVILNFGFCGGVLPGLTVGDLVLAERVFALAGGRLSEVLTPPLPLTSPILESCRKHGLSSRPGSFITATGVVNKRALAQTLEGSIHEPVLEMESAAVFREAEKAGIEAVALRGVSDPAEEELGFDIAEICDSELNLSPWRLVLTLAKRPSLVPQFIRLARNSKVAGANLALGVELALLVLSETQ from the coding sequence ATGAAGACAGAGTGCCTCGGGGCGGTGGCCGCCATGCCCCAGGAGATAGCCCCGCTTTTGCGACGGGTGCGGCGGTTCCAGAAGGAAAAGATCTCCGGGTTCAACCTGTACCGCTTCGACTGCGGCAGTACCCGCGTCGCCCTGATCGAATCCGGGATGGGGCCCGACCACGCGGCTCTTGCCACGGCAACCCTGATCCGGAGCGCCTCGCCGCATGTGATCCTCAACTTCGGGTTCTGCGGCGGCGTGCTCCCCGGCCTAACCGTAGGCGACCTGGTGCTGGCCGAGCGGGTCTTCGCGCTTGCCGGGGGGAGACTGAGCGAGGTGCTCACACCTCCTCTGCCGCTGACCTCCCCGATCCTGGAAAGCTGCCGCAAACACGGGCTCTCTTCCCGGCCCGGCTCCTTCATCACCGCCACCGGTGTGGTGAACAAGCGCGCGCTCGCGCAGACGCTGGAGGGATCGATTCACGAACCGGTGCTGGAAATGGAGAGTGCTGCGGTGTTCCGGGAGGCCGAAAAAGCCGGAATCGAAGCAGTGGCGCTCAGAGGGGTGAGCGACCCGGCAGAGGAAGAACTTGGCTTCGACATCGCCGAGATCTGCGACTCGGAGCTGAACCTGAGCCCGTGGCGGCTCGTGCTCACCCTGGCCAAGAGACCTTCGCTGGTACCGCAGTTCATCCGGCTGGCGCGGAACTCCAAGGTAGCGGGGGCAAACCTGGCGCTCGGGGTGGAGCTGGCGCTTTTGGTGCTTAGCGAAACGCAGTAA
- the lptC gene encoding LPS export ABC transporter periplasmic protein LptC, with product MNNFNNIKRFLGLVAIVASLLVVGTILLRMDHGMVPKLPVRKLPLQVDISLQKFHYTETKQGVKRWDLAAEKAEYNKKKDLTSLATVRLTVAGAAKFGDLVITADRALYHNGTRDVVLSGNVTGVSSKGLRFSASNLSYLASRSLLVSEERVRFSDGGNELEGVGMEFQTQTRRFKLKKDVSAVFRQQEAR from the coding sequence ATGAATAACTTCAATAATATCAAGCGATTTCTCGGTCTGGTGGCCATCGTAGCATCCCTTTTGGTGGTAGGAACAATTCTGTTGCGAATGGATCACGGTATGGTGCCGAAGCTGCCTGTAAGGAAGCTTCCGCTGCAGGTGGACATCTCGCTGCAGAAGTTCCACTACACGGAAACCAAACAGGGGGTGAAGCGGTGGGACCTTGCGGCCGAGAAAGCCGAGTACAACAAGAAAAAGGACCTGACCTCCCTTGCGACGGTACGGCTTACGGTGGCAGGTGCAGCGAAGTTCGGAGACCTGGTGATCACTGCTGACCGTGCGCTGTACCATAACGGGACCCGGGACGTGGTCCTGTCCGGCAACGTAACAGGGGTGAGCAGCAAGGGGCTTCGGTTCTCCGCCTCCAACCTGAGCTACTTGGCGTCTCGCTCCCTGCTGGTGAGCGAGGAACGGGTCCGCTTCAGCGACGGGGGCAACGAACTGGAAGGGGTAGGGATGGAGTTTCAGACGCAGACACGGAGGTTCAAGTTGAAAAAGGACGTGAGCGCCGTATTTCGGCAGCAGGAGGCCAGGTGA
- a CDS encoding PTS sugar transporter subunit IIA, protein MIGLLLVAHAGVASELLAAAEMIVGKLELAEAVGVTPDASATDVMAAIKDAVARVSEGGAIIMTDMFGGTPSNMSISFLEEGRVEVLTGVNLPMLIRFTQERGRCTVGELGLKLKESAVEGITVAGDYLKK, encoded by the coding sequence ATGATAGGATTGCTTTTGGTAGCGCATGCCGGTGTGGCCAGCGAGCTCTTGGCCGCGGCGGAGATGATAGTAGGCAAGCTGGAACTTGCCGAGGCAGTGGGGGTGACCCCGGACGCTTCCGCAACGGACGTGATGGCCGCCATCAAGGACGCTGTGGCCCGGGTCTCGGAGGGGGGCGCCATCATCATGACCGACATGTTCGGGGGGACCCCTTCCAACATGAGCATCTCCTTTCTCGAGGAGGGGCGCGTCGAGGTGCTTACCGGCGTGAACCTCCCCATGCTGATCCGCTTCACCCAGGAGCGCGGCCGCTGCACCGTGGGGGAATTGGGTCTCAAGCTCAAAGAGAGCGCCGTCGAGGGGATCACCGTAGCCGGTGACTACCTGAAGAAATAA